From the Acidilutibacter cellobiosedens genome, one window contains:
- a CDS encoding OmpA/MotB family protein: MKMSGRYDDSDDDSDDESPGWLTSYSDMMTDLLAIFVILFSFAIADRVVTSKAAANRPATASAQEQTVATQQKFDSFVEDINSYIKESEFSTQISVIDEGEGVVLIRMRDSALFDSGQATIDPKAEKILNNISNILENYKDSINMVRIEGHTDNRPIHNEQFNSNWELSTSRAVNILKRLLEVSSLGADKFSAVGYSEFHPIADNNTAMGRALNRRVDFIIETK, encoded by the coding sequence ATGAAAATGAGTGGAAGATATGATGATTCTGATGATGATTCTGATGACGAGTCACCAGGTTGGTTAACTTCCTATAGTGATATGATGACTGATTTACTTGCAATATTCGTAATTTTATTTTCATTTGCCATAGCAGATAGAGTAGTAACCTCCAAGGCAGCAGCAAACAGGCCTGCGACTGCTTCAGCTCAAGAGCAGACTGTGGCGACACAGCAGAAGTTTGATAGTTTTGTTGAAGATATAAATTCTTATATTAAGGAGTCTGAGTTTTCTACACAAATAAGTGTTATTGACGAAGGGGAAGGTGTGGTTTTGATACGTATGAGGGATTCTGCTCTTTTTGATTCCGGACAGGCTACTATTGACCCGAAGGCTGAGAAAATACTTAACAATATTTCCAATATACTGGAAAATTATAAAGATTCTATTAATATGGTCCGGATAGAAGGACATACGGATAACCGTCCCATACACAATGAACAGTTCAACAGCAACTGGGAGTTATCTACGAGTCGGGCTGTTAATATTCTTAAACGACTTTTAGAGGTATCTTCGCTTGGAGCGGATAAATTTTCTGCAGTTGGTTATAGTGAATTTCACCCAATTGCCGATAACAATACTGCAATGGGGAGGGCTTTAAACAGGCGTGTGGACTTTATCATCGAGACGAAATGA